From the genome of Cedecea lapagei, one region includes:
- the nnr gene encoding bifunctional ADP-dependent NAD(P)H-hydrate dehydratase/NAD(P)H-hydrate epimerase: MTDHNLKKYAKSIPHSVWPADWLRKAERDAADNLGITLYELMQRAGEAAFQTARTCYPEARRWLIVCGNGNNGGDGYVVARLAQAAGLQVTLLAVESDKPLPEEASQAREAWLNAGGVPHDADKVWTADVDLIVDALLGIGLNSAPRDNIARLIGQMNEHPAPVVALDIPSGLLAETGAVPGSVVQAADTVTFIALKPGLLTGKARDVVGRLHFAALGLEPWLKGQEAPISRFDVQQLADWIKPRRPTSHKGDNGRLVLIGGDSGTAGAIRMAGEAALRAGAGLVRVLTRAENVAPLLTACPELMVHELTPQSLDESLEWADVVAIGPGLGQLEWGKKALQKVENSRKPMLWDADALNLLAINPDKRQNRVITPHPGEAARLLNCAVSQIESDRLLAVRRLAKRYGGTVVLKGAGTLVASHDRLGIIDVGNAGMGSGGMGDVLSGIIAALLAQKLTPYDAACAGCVAHGAAADVLARQRGMRGMLASDLLSTLYLFVNPDLNT; the protein is encoded by the coding sequence ATGACGGACCATAACCTGAAAAAGTACGCCAAAAGTATACCACATTCGGTGTGGCCGGCGGACTGGCTGCGTAAAGCGGAAAGGGATGCCGCCGACAACCTTGGCATCACGCTTTACGAGCTGATGCAGCGTGCCGGCGAGGCCGCATTTCAGACAGCCCGAACGTGTTACCCGGAAGCTCGCCGCTGGCTGATTGTCTGTGGAAACGGGAATAACGGCGGCGACGGCTACGTTGTTGCCCGACTGGCGCAGGCGGCTGGTCTTCAGGTGACGCTGCTGGCCGTAGAAAGCGACAAGCCCTTACCCGAAGAGGCAAGCCAGGCACGCGAAGCGTGGCTTAATGCGGGCGGCGTGCCACACGATGCTGATAAGGTCTGGACTGCTGATGTCGATTTGATTGTCGATGCCCTGCTGGGCATTGGCTTAAACAGCGCCCCTCGCGACAATATCGCCCGGCTTATCGGCCAGATGAATGAGCATCCTGCGCCGGTGGTGGCGCTGGATATCCCGTCCGGGCTGCTGGCAGAAACCGGCGCCGTGCCCGGCTCTGTGGTCCAGGCGGCGGATACGGTGACTTTTATCGCCCTCAAGCCCGGTCTGCTAACGGGCAAGGCGAGGGATGTTGTTGGCAGGCTGCATTTTGCCGCGTTGGGGCTTGAACCGTGGCTGAAGGGGCAGGAAGCGCCGATTTCCCGTTTTGACGTTCAGCAGCTTGCCGACTGGATCAAACCGAGGCGGCCTACGTCGCATAAAGGGGATAACGGGCGACTGGTGCTGATTGGCGGAGACAGCGGTACAGCGGGAGCCATTCGCATGGCCGGTGAGGCTGCGTTGCGTGCCGGGGCCGGCCTGGTTCGGGTACTCACCCGCGCAGAAAACGTTGCCCCGTTGCTTACCGCTTGCCCCGAGCTAATGGTTCACGAACTTACTCCGCAATCGCTTGATGAATCGCTTGAATGGGCGGATGTGGTGGCGATTGGCCCTGGGCTCGGGCAGCTGGAATGGGGCAAAAAGGCGCTGCAGAAAGTTGAAAACAGCCGCAAACCGATGCTTTGGGACGCGGACGCGCTTAACCTTCTGGCAATCAACCCGGATAAACGTCAGAATCGCGTGATTACGCCCCATCCTGGCGAAGCGGCAAGGCTGCTTAATTGCGCTGTGTCACAAATTGAGAGTGACCGCTTACTTGCCGTAAGGCGTCTGGCTAAACGTTATGGCGGAACCGTGGTCTTAAAAGGTGCCGGCACGCTGGTCGCCAGCCACGATCGGCTGGGCATTATCGACGTGGGCAACGCCGGGATGGGAAGCGGTGGAATGGGGGACGTGCTGTCGGGGATCATTGCCGCATTGCTGGCACAGAAGCTTACCCCTTATG
- the queG gene encoding tRNA epoxyqueuosine(34) reductase QueG, with amino-acid sequence MSQPLDYNQLAQNIKQWGKDLGFQQVGITDTDLTASEPKLQEWLDKQYHGEMDWMARHGMMRARPHELQPGTLRVISVRMNYLPANAAFASTLKNPQLGYVSRYALGRDYHKVLRNRLKKLGEMIQSHCSTLNFRPFVDSAPLLERPLAEKAGLGWTGKHSLILNREAGSFFFLGELLVDIPLPIDSPVEEGCGRCVACMTICPTQAIVEPYTVDARRCISYLTIELEGAIPEAFRPLIGNRIYGCDDCQLICPWNRYSQLSEEDDFSPRKALHSPPLTDLFAWSEQHFLRVTEGSAIRRIGHLRWLRNIAVALGNAPWDEANLAALEMRKGEHPLLDEHIEWAIAQQLARRSEQAVEVQLPQKQRLVRVIEKGLPRDA; translated from the coding sequence ATGTCACAGCCCCTCGATTACAATCAGTTAGCGCAAAATATTAAACAGTGGGGCAAAGATCTTGGCTTCCAGCAGGTCGGTATTACCGATACCGACCTCACCGCCAGCGAGCCAAAGCTGCAGGAGTGGCTCGATAAGCAATATCACGGTGAAATGGACTGGATGGCCCGACACGGCATGATGCGCGCACGCCCACACGAGCTGCAGCCCGGTACGCTCAGGGTCATTAGCGTCCGCATGAACTATCTTCCCGCTAACGCCGCCTTCGCCTCAACGCTGAAAAACCCGCAGCTCGGGTACGTCAGCCGCTATGCGCTGGGGCGTGATTACCACAAAGTCTTGCGTAACCGCTTAAAAAAGCTGGGAGAAATGATTCAGTCCCACTGCTCCACGCTGAATTTTAGACCTTTTGTCGACTCCGCGCCGCTTCTTGAGCGTCCGCTGGCGGAAAAAGCCGGGCTGGGCTGGACAGGTAAGCACTCACTTATCCTCAATCGCGAGGCCGGCTCGTTCTTCTTTCTCGGTGAACTGCTGGTCGATATCCCGCTGCCGATTGACTCTCCCGTCGAAGAGGGCTGCGGCCGCTGCGTAGCCTGCATGACAATTTGCCCGACCCAGGCCATCGTCGAGCCTTACACGGTAGATGCGCGGCGCTGTATCTCTTATCTGACCATCGAACTTGAAGGCGCCATTCCGGAAGCGTTCAGGCCGCTTATCGGCAACCGCATCTACGGCTGCGATGACTGCCAGCTCATCTGCCCGTGGAACCGCTATTCGCAGCTTAGCGAAGAAGATGACTTTAGCCCGCGCAAAGCGCTCCACTCCCCGCCGCTGACCGATCTGTTCGCCTGGAGCGAGCAGCACTTCCTGCGCGTGACGGAAGGCTCAGCCATTCGCCGTATCGGGCATCTTCGCTGGCTGCGTAATATCGCCGTTGCGCTGGGCAATGCGCCCTGGGATGAGGCCAACCTGGCGGCGCTTGAAATGAGAAAAGGTGAGCACCCACTTCTGGATGAGCACATTGAATGGGCGATTGCGCAACAATTAGCCAGACGAAGCGAGCAGGCCGTAGAGGTTCAGCTGCCGCAGAAACAGCGGCTGGTGAGGGTGATCGAAAAGGGGCTGCCACGCGACGCATGA